A stretch of the Oceanibaculum nanhaiense genome encodes the following:
- a CDS encoding gamma-glutamyltransferase family protein, whose amino-acid sequence MAAIGRSEHTQRASVRVLGGMVTAAHPLAANAGAEMLRSGGNAFDAIVATAAALNVVEPYMSGFAGLGMANCWVAAEGRARSLDFHTPCPANFPIDSADKARMVNGPLASGTPGNLAGWATLQKTHGRKSLAEALAPAIALARNGYPITGFYLDMLNAVSARPMSDEWARVYSFGGGAKRGMILRQPELADTLEAIAADGIAHLYGGALGKRLADHMAGNGGCITLADLETVQPIWEETIQAGYRGLTLNVPPPPAESFQFPLTLRLLEETDFAALPHLGADHLDRVFRAVRIAAELRIRNNKRTPADILELLSEDSVAPLRALVAGKDPVWGRTEQFATGPLAEGPKLNEHTTSFSAMDKEGNAVCLTQSLGSPWGSGVVIPGTGVCLNNFLNWTDLDPASPNRLAPGARYAMCLAPTIGTRDGKLALSLGTPGSYGILQTQSQALVHWLDYGLELQAAIDAPRGRLFDGRTVNLESRVEAPVMEELRSRGHDVTPLGAYSWSCGGMHAIARDAAGALEGAADSRRDGAAMPVPLR is encoded by the coding sequence ATGGCCGCAATCGGCAGAAGCGAACACACGCAGCGGGCCTCGGTGCGTGTGCTGGGCGGCATGGTGACGGCCGCGCATCCGCTGGCGGCCAATGCCGGGGCGGAGATGCTGCGCAGCGGCGGCAATGCCTTCGATGCCATCGTCGCCACGGCAGCCGCACTGAATGTGGTGGAACCCTACATGTCCGGCTTCGCCGGCCTCGGCATGGCGAATTGCTGGGTCGCCGCCGAAGGGCGCGCCCGCTCGCTGGATTTCCACACACCCTGCCCGGCCAATTTCCCCATCGACAGCGCCGACAAGGCGCGCATGGTGAATGGCCCGCTGGCCAGCGGCACGCCGGGCAATCTGGCCGGCTGGGCGACATTGCAGAAGACCCATGGCCGCAAGAGCCTGGCCGAGGCGCTGGCCCCGGCCATCGCGCTGGCGCGCAACGGCTACCCCATCACCGGCTTCTATCTCGACATGCTGAACGCGGTCAGCGCCCGGCCGATGAGCGATGAATGGGCCCGCGTCTATTCCTTCGGCGGTGGGGCGAAGCGCGGCATGATCCTGCGCCAGCCCGAGTTGGCGGACACGCTGGAAGCCATCGCCGCCGACGGCATTGCCCATCTCTATGGCGGCGCGCTGGGCAAGCGGCTGGCCGACCATATGGCAGGCAATGGCGGTTGCATCACACTGGCCGACCTGGAGACGGTGCAGCCGATCTGGGAAGAGACCATCCAGGCAGGCTATCGCGGCCTGACGCTGAACGTGCCGCCGCCGCCTGCCGAATCCTTCCAGTTTCCGCTGACCCTGCGACTGCTGGAGGAGACCGATTTCGCCGCCCTGCCGCACCTTGGCGCTGACCATCTGGACCGGGTGTTCCGCGCGGTGCGGATTGCCGCCGAGCTGCGCATCCGCAACAACAAGCGCACACCGGCGGACATTCTGGAACTGCTGTCGGAGGACAGCGTCGCCCCCTTGCGCGCGCTGGTCGCGGGCAAGGATCCCGTCTGGGGCCGCACCGAGCAGTTCGCCACCGGACCGCTGGCCGAGGGGCCGAAGCTGAACGAGCACACCACCTCCTTCTCCGCCATGGATAAAGAGGGCAACGCGGTGTGCCTGACACAGAGCCTCGGCTCGCCCTGGGGGTCCGGTGTCGTCATCCCCGGCACCGGCGTGTGCCTGAACAACTTCCTGAACTGGACCGACCTCGATCCGGCCTCGCCCAACCGGCTGGCGCCTGGCGCGCGCTACGCCATGTGCCTCGCCCCCACCATCGGCACGCGGGACGGCAAGCTGGCGCTGAGCCTTGGTACGCCGGGCAGCTATGGCATATTGCAGACGCAGAGCCAGGCGCTGGTGCACTGGCTGGATTACGGGCTGGAACTGCAGGCCGCCATCGACGCCCCGCGCGGCCGGCTGTTCGATGGTCGTACGGTCAATCTGGAAAGCCGCGTGGAGGCACCGGTGATGGAAGAACTGCGCAGCCGCGGGCACGATGTCACGCCGCTGGGCGCGTATTCCTGGTCCTGCGGCGGCATGCACGCGATTGCCCGTGACGCGGCCGGTGCGCTGGAAGGTGCCGCCGACAGCCGGCGCGATGGCGCCGCGATGCCGGTTCCGCTAAGGTGA
- a CDS encoding PAS domain-containing sensor histidine kinase, translating to MASERLPISSMMTGSSPAAPESLAQRRQRNADYQSIFENATVGLYRSSPDGVVLRANPALVAMNGYESEAQMVEDLRINGNAWYVSPTRRHEFQEAMAAHDSVKEFVSEVYRMHTRERIWVSENAWTVRDENGTALFYEGVVEDITSRVKAQAELAKVRVAAEAASEAKSTFLAVMSHELRSPLNAIIGFSEIIANRLYGDNDPRYFDYAEDIRVSGSQLLALIEDILDLSKIGAGHMHLREAIVDVPSIAIGTVRLFAASAQKAGLQLSASFPEGYPALKADAVRLKQVMTNLVANAVKFTPDGGEVAIGGQQTEDGLCFWVADTGCGMTAEEAGRALEPFVQIGDNMTRSKGGTGLGLPISKDLVELHGGRLTIDSEKGKGTRVLVWLPRERIVDQD from the coding sequence ATGGCCAGCGAACGATTGCCTATCAGCAGCATGATGACCGGTTCTTCCCCGGCGGCACCAGAGTCGCTGGCGCAGCGGCGGCAACGTAATGCCGACTACCAGTCAATCTTCGAGAATGCGACGGTCGGCCTCTATCGCTCCTCACCCGATGGAGTCGTGCTGCGCGCGAACCCGGCGCTCGTCGCCATGAATGGCTATGAGAGCGAAGCGCAGATGGTCGAGGATCTGCGCATCAACGGTAATGCCTGGTACGTCTCGCCGACCCGCCGGCACGAATTCCAGGAGGCGATGGCCGCCCACGATTCGGTGAAGGAGTTCGTCTCCGAAGTCTATCGCATGCACACGCGCGAGCGGATCTGGGTCTCAGAGAATGCCTGGACGGTTCGCGACGAGAACGGCACCGCCCTGTTCTACGAGGGCGTGGTTGAGGATATCACCAGCCGTGTGAAGGCGCAGGCGGAACTGGCCAAGGTACGGGTCGCCGCCGAGGCAGCCTCCGAAGCCAAGAGCACCTTCCTTGCCGTCATGAGCCATGAGCTGCGCTCGCCCCTGAACGCGATCATCGGCTTCTCCGAGATCATCGCCAACCGGCTCTATGGCGACAACGACCCGCGTTATTTCGATTATGCCGAGGATATCCGCGTCAGCGGCTCCCAGCTGCTGGCGCTGATCGAGGATATTCTCGACCTGTCGAAGATCGGCGCCGGCCACATGCATCTGCGCGAGGCCATCGTCGATGTCCCGAGCATCGCCATCGGCACCGTCCGGCTGTTCGCCGCCAGCGCCCAGAAGGCCGGCCTGCAGCTATCGGCCAGCTTTCCGGAAGGCTATCCGGCACTGAAAGCCGATGCCGTGCGGCTGAAGCAGGTGATGACCAACCTCGTCGCCAATGCCGTGAAGTTCACGCCCGATGGCGGCGAGGTAGCGATCGGCGGTCAGCAGACCGAGGATGGCTTATGCTTCTGGGTCGCCGATACCGGCTGCGGCATGACCGCGGAGGAAGCCGGCAGGGCGCTGGAACCCTTCGTGCAGATCGGCGACAACATGACCCGCAGCAAGGGCGGCACCGGCCTTGGCCTGCCGATCAGCAAGGATCTGGTCGAACTGCATGGCGGCCGGCTGACCATCGATAGCGAAAAGGGCAAGGGCACCCGCGTGCTGGTCTGGCTGCCGCGCGAACGGATCGTCGATCAGGATTGA
- a CDS encoding MFS transporter: MQNSTKAILALTFAYILSQFFRSFLAVIAPELMTDLDLTPAQFGWLSSVFFLAFGAAQIPVGIAFDRYGVGRPTTILLGVGVVGAALFAVTPNAALAMLAQVALGFACAPIFMALMYYSANHLPEPRFVQTVTLTSAIGTAGAFMAAAPLGWATYLFGWRPALAMAAVMTLLAMLGVWRFVRDGRIGDGPQESAGETARACLAVLRLPVLWTLIPACLALAAGITFRNAWGGPYLSDVFGLDAVARGEAMTVASLCGLLSAFAVPLLVRRWNTKPIATVWLAMTFLGAAALALLPAADVLVSVGLISLLFTIGNIHPLLMTQGKGVLPAAARGRGFGVLNSFVFLGYAIASAGFGWIAETATGAGYAPAGVFAWIFAAAAIALLAALLPYLWSPRPPRPPRPR; the protein is encoded by the coding sequence TTGCAAAACAGCACCAAGGCCATCCTTGCGCTGACCTTCGCCTATATTCTCAGCCAGTTCTTCCGCAGCTTCCTTGCCGTCATCGCGCCGGAGCTGATGACCGATCTCGATCTCACCCCGGCACAGTTCGGCTGGCTGTCCTCGGTCTTCTTCCTGGCGTTCGGGGCGGCGCAGATTCCGGTCGGCATCGCCTTCGACCGCTATGGCGTCGGCCGGCCGACGACAATCCTGCTCGGGGTGGGCGTGGTCGGCGCGGCATTGTTCGCGGTGACACCGAATGCGGCGCTGGCGATGCTGGCGCAGGTGGCGCTGGGCTTTGCCTGCGCGCCGATCTTCATGGCGCTGATGTATTATTCCGCGAACCATCTGCCGGAACCGCGCTTCGTGCAGACCGTGACGCTGACCAGCGCCATCGGCACGGCGGGCGCCTTCATGGCGGCGGCGCCGCTGGGCTGGGCGACCTATCTGTTCGGCTGGCGCCCGGCCCTGGCGATGGCGGCGGTAATGACGCTGCTGGCGATGCTGGGGGTGTGGCGCTTCGTGCGCGACGGGCGGATCGGCGATGGCCCGCAGGAGAGCGCCGGGGAGACCGCGCGGGCCTGCCTCGCTGTGCTGCGCCTGCCGGTCCTGTGGACGCTGATCCCGGCCTGCCTGGCGCTGGCCGCCGGCATCACCTTCCGCAATGCCTGGGGCGGGCCGTATCTGTCCGACGTGTTCGGGCTGGATGCGGTGGCGCGCGGCGAGGCGATGACGGTTGCCAGCCTGTGCGGGCTGCTGTCGGCCTTCGCCGTGCCGCTGCTGGTGCGGCGCTGGAACACCAAGCCCATCGCCACGGTCTGGCTGGCGATGACCTTTCTGGGCGCGGCGGCACTGGCGCTGCTGCCGGCCGCCGATGTGCTGGTCAGCGTCGGGCTGATCTCATTGCTGTTCACCATCGGCAACATCCATCCGCTGCTGATGACGCAGGGCAAGGGCGTGCTGCCGGCAGCGGCGCGCGGGCGCGGCTTCGGCGTGCTGAACAGCTTCGTGTTCCTGGGCTATGCGATTGCCTCGGCAGGCTTCGGCTGGATCGCCGAGACCGCGACCGGGGCTGGTTATGCACCTGCTGGCGTGTTCGCCTGGATCTTCGCCGCCGCCGCTATCGCCCTGCTGGCGGCGCTGCTGCCCTATCTGTGGAGCCCGCGGCCCCCGAGGCCCCCGAGGCCAAGGTAA
- a CDS encoding DUF2948 family protein has protein sequence MTDFRPLKLRGEDAEDMAVIAACLQDAVVPVEDMLFRPGSENAPGEFVMVAQRFRWEMLGPDEKPVEGDRYERVLCGITFQGVHRTRLSGIDRKGDRDGLLSLLTLVATEEQGAARIDLVFAGDKAIRLEVARPDCTLEDYGLPWPTIFRPRHPAAG, from the coding sequence GTGACGGATTTCCGGCCATTGAAGCTGCGGGGCGAGGATGCGGAGGATATGGCGGTGATCGCCGCCTGTCTGCAGGATGCCGTGGTGCCCGTCGAGGACATGCTCTTCCGGCCCGGCAGCGAGAATGCCCCCGGCGAGTTCGTCATGGTGGCGCAGCGTTTCCGCTGGGAGATGCTGGGTCCGGACGAGAAACCGGTCGAGGGTGACCGCTATGAGCGCGTGCTGTGCGGCATCACCTTCCAGGGCGTGCATCGCACAAGGCTGTCCGGCATCGACCGCAAGGGCGACCGCGACGGTCTGCTGAGCCTGCTCACCCTCGTGGCGACGGAGGAGCAGGGGGCGGCCCGCATCGACCTCGTGTTCGCCGGCGACAAGGCGATCCGGCTGGAGGTGGCGCGCCCGGACTGCACGCTGGAGGATTATGGCCTGCCCTGGCCAACCATCTTCCGCCCGCGCCATCCGGCCGCCGGCTGA
- the murA gene encoding UDP-N-acetylglucosamine 1-carboxyvinyltransferase: protein MDRIRIRGGRPLEGRIQISGAKNAALPLMAAALLTDKTLSLSNLPALADIATMGKLLEQHGVDLRIEGESAARKGHLTAARITSTTAPYDLVRKMRASVLVLGPILARCGEARVSLPGGCAIGNRPVDLHVKGLTALGAEITLEEGYIHATAPKGLKGGRFVFPQVSVGATENLLMAACLAEGETTLVNAAREPEVNDLAHCLNAMGAKIEGIGTDTLHIQGVAALHGAEHHVVADRIEAGTFAIAAAMTDGNLELAGICPTLLESLLKLLGEAGAKVETMQDGFRVRRANGVMDGVDVMTEPYPGFPTDLQAQIMALMTVSKGAAMITETIFENRFMHVPELCRMGANINVHHSSAMIRGVERLKGAPVMATDLRASVSMVLAGLVAEGETIVNRVYHLDRGYERLEEKLAACGADIARIGGE from the coding sequence ATGGACAGAATCCGTATCCGGGGAGGGCGCCCGCTAGAGGGCCGAATCCAGATCAGCGGCGCGAAGAATGCCGCCCTTCCGCTGATGGCGGCGGCGCTGCTGACCGACAAGACGCTGAGCCTGTCCAACCTGCCGGCGCTGGCCGACATCGCCACCATGGGCAAGCTGCTGGAACAGCATGGCGTCGATCTGCGGATCGAGGGCGAGAGTGCCGCGCGCAAGGGGCATCTGACGGCGGCACGGATCACCAGCACCACCGCCCCCTATGATCTGGTGCGCAAGATGCGCGCCTCGGTGCTGGTGCTGGGGCCGATCCTGGCGCGCTGCGGCGAGGCGCGGGTGTCGCTGCCCGGCGGTTGCGCCATCGGCAACCGGCCGGTCGATCTGCATGTGAAGGGGCTGACCGCGCTGGGCGCGGAAATCACGCTGGAGGAAGGCTATATCCACGCCACCGCGCCGAAGGGGCTGAAGGGCGGCCGCTTCGTGTTTCCGCAGGTCTCCGTCGGGGCCACGGAAAACCTGCTGATGGCGGCCTGCCTCGCCGAGGGCGAGACGACGCTGGTGAACGCCGCGCGCGAGCCGGAGGTGAACGATCTCGCCCATTGCCTGAACGCGATGGGGGCGAAGATCGAGGGCATCGGCACCGACACGCTGCATATTCAGGGTGTGGCGGCGCTGCATGGCGCGGAACATCATGTGGTCGCCGACCGTATCGAGGCCGGCACCTTCGCCATCGCCGCCGCCATGACCGATGGCAATCTCGAGCTGGCCGGCATCTGCCCGACGCTGCTGGAGTCGCTGCTGAAGCTGCTGGGCGAGGCCGGGGCGAAGGTCGAGACGATGCAGGACGGTTTCCGCGTCCGCCGCGCCAATGGCGTGATGGACGGCGTCGATGTGATGACCGAGCCCTATCCCGGCTTCCCGACCGACCTGCAGGCGCAGATCATGGCGCTGATGACGGTCTCCAAGGGGGCCGCGATGATCACCGAGACGATCTTCGAGAACCGCTTCATGCATGTGCCGGAACTCTGCCGCATGGGGGCGAACATCAATGTCCACCATTCCTCGGCGATGATCCGCGGCGTGGAAAGGCTGAAGGGCGCGCCGGTGATGGCGACCGACCTGCGCGCCTCGGTCTCGATGGTGCTGGCCGGGCTGGTGGCGGAAGGGGAGACCATCGTGAACCGGGTCTATCATCTGGACCGTGGCTATGAGCGGCTGGAAGAGAAGCTGGCCGCCTGCGGTGCCGATATCGCGCGCATCGGCGGCGAATAA
- a CDS encoding fumarylacetoacetate hydrolase family protein, protein MKLLHFDDFRVGVLRGDAVVDVTDLLADIPRTGPNDVMRGLIERFEEYRGKLEKAAAEGKGIPLASVRIRPPLPRPGAIVCMAVNYMEDGTLTEKPVINAFQKTPSAIIGQGDTMVLPDVPAHVFEGEAELALVIGKRASNVPAEKAKDYIFGYMNFIDGSARGLPAPNNSFFQVKSRATFAPIGPFLVTADEVPDPQNLRVRLWVNGTVKQDFNTSDMAHDIPRCIEWMSSVQTLEPGDILATGTNHRGLSSLQDGDKVELEVEGMGRLAFKVQDELKRTWGRDTRLEHKEKGLDGPYTPQLTGKYSKAG, encoded by the coding sequence ATGAAGCTGCTGCATTTCGACGATTTCCGCGTGGGCGTGCTGCGCGGTGACGCGGTGGTCGATGTGACCGACCTGCTGGCGGATATTCCGCGCACCGGCCCCAATGATGTGATGCGCGGGCTGATCGAGCGCTTCGAGGAGTATCGCGGGAAGTTGGAAAAAGCCGCCGCAGAGGGCAAGGGCATCCCGCTGGCCAGCGTGCGCATCCGGCCGCCGCTGCCGCGACCCGGCGCCATCGTCTGCATGGCGGTGAACTACATGGAGGATGGCACGCTGACCGAGAAGCCGGTCATCAACGCCTTCCAGAAGACACCCAGCGCCATCATCGGCCAGGGCGACACGATGGTGCTGCCGGACGTGCCGGCCCATGTGTTCGAGGGCGAGGCGGAGCTGGCGCTGGTCATCGGCAAGCGCGCCAGCAACGTGCCGGCGGAGAAGGCGAAGGACTATATCTTCGGCTATATGAATTTCATCGACGGGTCGGCGCGTGGCCTGCCGGCGCCGAACAACAGCTTCTTCCAGGTGAAGTCGCGCGCCACTTTCGCCCCCATCGGCCCGTTCCTGGTGACGGCGGACGAAGTGCCCGATCCGCAGAATTTGCGCGTGCGGCTGTGGGTGAACGGCACCGTGAAGCAGGATTTCAACACCAGCGACATGGCGCACGATATTCCACGCTGCATCGAATGGATGAGTTCGGTGCAGACGCTGGAGCCGGGCGACATCCTGGCCACCGGCACCAACCATCGCGGCCTGTCCTCGCTGCAGGATGGCGACAAGGTGGAGCTGGAGGTGGAAGGCATGGGCCGTCTCGCCTTCAAGGTGCAGGACGAGCTGAAGCGGACCTGGGGCCGCGACACCCGCCTGGAACACAAGGAGAAGGGGCTGGATGGCCCCTACACGCCGCAGCTTACCGGCAAATATTCCAAGGCGGGGTGA
- a CDS encoding TonB-dependent receptor, producing the protein MNIQSLRTGVSLLALMAVPFSASSLAAQQADPVTLQPVVVEIAPLKSTQEELVEGSAVLTGDDLERRRAPTLGETLARTPGVANSDFGPGAGRPVIRGQGAARVRVLQNGLDTFDASTASPDHAVVIPMESAERVEVLRGPASLLYGSSAVGGVVSVTDGRIPMRRPRDLVEGMARLGFSTGSSALEGFGSASLAAGNNVVLHLEGFSSDANDYRVNGYASDEAREEGLKGKVENSAVERSGGSVGASYLGEHGYAGFAVSGYSSLYGVPGGHAHHEEEDHEEEDEDHEHEHGGVRIDMQQTRYDARFGLYEPLPFLEEATLRLGHADYRHLELEGDEVGTLFENRGWEGRLDLTHKPIFGLKGVFGVQASRRDFQAVGEEAFVPPTVTDNAALFLVERYETGPWQFTGGGRLETQTVEADGLRMERDFTAVSVSAGASYKLSPDYSVGLSLSRTERAPNAEELFSDGPHLATNSYEIGNTELGKEEALHAELSLRKTRGPVTGGINLFATRYRDYIFRDFTGGERDGLDELRYRQTDADFHGFEVEAAWAFLERPGLALSLDGSLDYVRAENRETGDALPLIPPLGYNIGINAYTNHVDYRLELAGATEQDRTGANETSTDGYAFLNASLAFRPIAGSDDFILQVQGRNLTDSEGRNHISLLKDEAPLRGRELRVVGTVRF; encoded by the coding sequence ATGAATATCCAAAGCCTGCGCACAGGCGTCAGCCTGCTGGCGCTGATGGCCGTGCCGTTTTCCGCATCTTCCCTTGCCGCCCAGCAGGCAGACCCCGTCACCCTACAGCCGGTGGTGGTGGAGATCGCGCCCCTGAAGAGCACGCAGGAGGAGCTGGTCGAAGGCTCCGCCGTCCTGACCGGCGACGATCTGGAGCGCCGCCGCGCGCCGACGCTGGGCGAGACGCTGGCGCGCACGCCGGGCGTCGCCAATTCCGATTTCGGCCCCGGCGCCGGGCGGCCGGTGATCCGCGGCCAAGGCGCGGCGCGGGTGCGCGTGCTGCAGAACGGGCTGGACACGTTCGACGCCTCCACCGCCAGCCCGGACCATGCCGTCGTCATCCCGATGGAATCGGCGGAGCGGGTGGAAGTGCTGCGCGGCCCGGCCTCGCTGCTTTATGGCAGTTCGGCGGTGGGCGGAGTGGTCAGCGTCACCGACGGGCGTATCCCGATGCGGCGGCCGAGGGATCTGGTCGAGGGCATGGCGCGCCTTGGCTTTTCCACCGGGTCGAGCGCACTGGAGGGTTTCGGCTCGGCCAGCCTGGCGGCGGGCAATAATGTCGTGCTGCATCTGGAAGGCTTCAGCAGCGACGCCAATGATTACCGGGTGAACGGCTATGCCAGCGACGAGGCGCGCGAGGAAGGGCTGAAGGGCAAGGTCGAGAACAGCGCGGTCGAGCGGTCGGGCGGTTCCGTCGGCGCCAGCTATCTGGGTGAGCACGGCTATGCCGGCTTCGCTGTCAGCGGCTATTCCAGCCTGTATGGCGTTCCGGGCGGCCACGCACATCATGAGGAAGAGGACCACGAAGAAGAGGACGAGGATCACGAGCACGAGCATGGCGGCGTGCGCATCGACATGCAGCAGACCCGCTATGACGCGCGCTTCGGCCTTTACGAACCGCTGCCCTTCCTGGAGGAGGCCACGCTGCGGCTCGGCCATGCCGATTACCGCCATCTGGAGCTGGAGGGCGACGAAGTCGGCACTCTGTTCGAAAATCGCGGCTGGGAAGGCCGGCTCGACCTCACGCACAAGCCGATCTTCGGGCTGAAGGGCGTGTTCGGCGTGCAGGCCAGCCGGCGCGATTTCCAGGCGGTCGGCGAGGAAGCCTTCGTGCCGCCAACGGTCACCGACAACGCCGCCCTGTTCCTGGTCGAGCGCTACGAGACCGGCCCCTGGCAGTTCACCGGCGGCGGCCGGCTGGAGACCCAGACGGTCGAGGCCGACGGGCTGCGCATGGAGCGCGATTTCACCGCCGTCAGCGTCTCCGCTGGCGCCAGCTACAAGCTGTCGCCCGACTATTCCGTCGGCCTGTCGCTGTCACGCACAGAGCGCGCGCCGAATGCGGAGGAACTGTTCTCCGACGGGCCGCATCTGGCCACCAATTCCTACGAGATCGGTAATACCGAACTCGGCAAGGAAGAGGCGCTGCACGCCGAACTGTCGCTGCGCAAGACACGCGGCCCGGTGACCGGCGGTATCAATCTGTTCGCCACGCGCTACCGCGACTACATCTTCCGCGACTTCACCGGCGGCGAGCGCGACGGGCTGGACGAATTGCGCTACCGCCAGACCGACGCCGACTTCCACGGCTTCGAGGTGGAGGCCGCCTGGGCCTTCCTGGAACGGCCGGGCCTTGCGCTCAGCCTGGATGGATCGCTCGACTATGTGCGGGCGGAAAACCGGGAGACCGGCGACGCGCTGCCGCTGATCCCGCCGCTGGGCTACAATATCGGCATCAACGCCTATACCAACCATGTCGATTACCGGCTGGAACTGGCGGGCGCCACCGAGCAGGACCGCACCGGCGCCAACGAGACATCGACGGACGGCTATGCCTTCCTGAACGCCTCACTGGCCTTCCGGCCGATTGCCGGCAGCGACGATTTCATCCTGCAGGTGCAGGGGCGCAACCTCACCGATTCGGAGGGGCGCAATCACATCTCCCTGCTGAAGGACGAAGCCCCCTTGCGTGGCCGTGAATTGCGGGTGGTCGGAACCGTCAGGTTCTGA
- a CDS encoding DUF6064 family protein — protein MADWSSYRLEDFLLFAPRAYWRLFELHNAALWPAQPFILLLGLGVAALVLRGAPRAGRLGLALLAAGWVAVGLLFFWQRYASINWAAPYLMPVFLAEAILLLLVGRGAIVPAAARWRLREGAGAGLFVYALTLHPLLPLVFGRPLAQAEMIGLAPDPTAIATLGLLCLLPRTLLSGLALAVPVFWCLVSAATLHAMGEGQALVPLAAMLAGLVAWALPPRGAPRGGKADAGPIRT, from the coding sequence ATGGCCGACTGGTCGAGTTACCGGCTGGAGGATTTCCTGCTGTTCGCGCCGCGCGCCTATTGGCGGCTGTTCGAGCTGCACAATGCGGCGCTGTGGCCGGCGCAGCCCTTCATCCTGCTGCTGGGGCTGGGTGTTGCGGCGCTGGTGCTGCGCGGCGCGCCCAGGGCCGGCAGGCTTGGCCTCGCCCTGCTGGCGGCGGGCTGGGTTGCGGTGGGGCTGCTGTTCTTCTGGCAGCGCTATGCCAGCATCAACTGGGCGGCACCCTATCTGATGCCGGTGTTTCTGGCGGAAGCGATCCTGCTGCTGCTGGTGGGGCGCGGCGCGATCGTGCCTGCCGCCGCTCGATGGCGCTTGCGGGAAGGGGCGGGTGCCGGGCTGTTCGTCTATGCGCTGACGCTCCATCCGCTGCTGCCGCTCGTCTTTGGACGGCCGCTGGCGCAGGCGGAGATGATTGGGCTGGCGCCGGACCCCACCGCCATCGCCACGCTTGGCCTGCTCTGCCTGCTTCCGCGCACTCTGCTGTCCGGCCTCGCCCTAGCCGTGCCGGTCTTCTGGTGTCTTGTGAGTGCGGCCACCCTGCACGCGATGGGGGAGGGGCAGGCGCTGGTGCCGCTGGCGGCGATGCTTGCCGGCCTAGTGGCCTGGGCCTTGCCGCCAAGGGGGGCACCGCGTGGCGGCAAGGCTGACGCTGGACCGATCAGAACCTGA
- a CDS encoding aldo/keto reductase, producing MTSSRRSILKGAAAAGVMAAGLPRLSWGQQAQPLMRPIPSTGEMIPAVGLGTWITFNVGEDPVLRDECAAVMESFFKAGGRVIDSSPMYGSAQAVIGHGLEKLGRPKNLFSADKVWISDGDQGRAQMNRSRRLWTVPRFSLMQVHNLLGWEAHLETLQAMKAAKEIRYVGITTSEGRRHDLFERVMATQKLDFVQVTYNPLDREVEQRILPLAKERGIGVMVNRPFRQGALTRRLERAPLPGWAAEVGAETWAQLILKFILSHPTVTVAIPATTKPHHARENMRAASDPLPDAKMRERIAAHIRDI from the coding sequence ATGACATCCTCCAGACGCAGCATCCTGAAGGGTGCCGCCGCGGCAGGCGTGATGGCGGCTGGACTGCCCCGCCTGAGTTGGGGGCAGCAGGCGCAACCGTTGATGCGGCCGATCCCCTCGACCGGGGAGATGATTCCCGCCGTCGGCCTCGGTACCTGGATCACCTTCAATGTCGGGGAAGACCCGGTGCTGCGCGACGAGTGCGCGGCGGTGATGGAGTCCTTCTTCAAGGCTGGCGGGCGGGTCATCGATTCCTCGCCGATGTATGGCTCCGCTCAGGCGGTGATCGGCCACGGCCTGGAAAAGCTGGGCCGCCCGAAAAATCTGTTCTCCGCCGACAAGGTGTGGATATCCGACGGCGATCAGGGGCGGGCGCAGATGAACCGGTCGCGGCGGCTCTGGACCGTGCCGCGCTTCAGCCTGATGCAGGTGCATAATCTGCTGGGCTGGGAGGCGCATCTGGAGACGCTGCAGGCGATGAAGGCGGCGAAGGAGATCCGCTATGTCGGCATCACCACCTCGGAAGGCCGCCGGCATGATCTGTTCGAGCGGGTGATGGCCACGCAGAAGCTCGATTTCGTGCAGGTGACATACAATCCGCTCGACCGCGAAGTGGAACAACGCATCCTGCCGCTGGCGAAGGAGCGTGGCATCGGCGTCATGGTGAACCGGCCGTTCCGGCAGGGCGCGCTGACCCGGCGGCTGGAACGCGCGCCCCTGCCGGGCTGGGCGGCGGAGGTGGGGGCGGAGACCTGGGCGCAGCTGATCCTGAAATTTATCCTGTCGCACCCCACTGTCACCGTGGCTATCCCGGCGACCACCAAGCCGCACCATGCGCGCGAGAATATGCGGGCGGCGTCCGATCCTTTGCCAGATGCTAAAATGCGGGAGCGCATCGCCGCCCATATCCGGGATATCTGA